Sequence from the Pseudophaeobacter arcticus DSM 23566 genome:
GGCGCCTTCTTTGACAAGCGCAAGCCGCGCTGGCAGGGGTGAGACTGGGCTGAGGCAGGCGTGATTGGGGCTGGATACTGGCCTGATACGGGCCAAAGCCAAACCGGATGCAGGGCTGCGTTAACCAGTATTCTGGATGTTGGTTTTTGAGGCGTCGTGAAAAAGCCACGGCGCCTTTCCTTATGCAAATAATAAGAATTTAACTCCTGCTGGCCCAAATAGCGCTAAGTGATGCCGCAGGGTCGCGACTTGTGCAGAAAGCCACTTTCTTCACCATTGGTTTGGTTGACGATAGGGGGGGGTGCGAGTAGACACATGCGCAAGTCAACACGCCAATTGACGGCGCGCGAGAATCCGCGCGCTCGGAAAGGAGCCACTCGTGGAAGAGATGTTGCGGGAATACCTCCCGATCTTGGTGTTTCTGGTCGTCGCGGTCGGCCTAGGAATTGTTCTTATTCTGGCGGCAGTTGTGCTCGCCGTTCGCAATCCTGACCCGGAAAAAGTCAGCGCCTATGAATGTGGTTTCAACGCTTTTGATGACGCCCGAATGAAATTCGATGTGCGATTTTATCTGGTCTCGATTCTTTTCATCATTTTTGATCTGGAAATTGCCTTCCTGTTTCCCTGGGCCGTTGGCTTCAAGGATATGAGCGATACCGGTTTCTGGTCGATGATGGTGTTTCTGGCCGTTCTGACCATTGGTTTTGCCTATGAGTGGAAAAAGGGAGCTCTGGAATGGGAGTGATGACCGGGGCCAATACCGCTGGGATCGACAAGGAAGTTGCCACCCAGGCGCTGAACGCAGAGCTGCAGGACAAAGGCTTTCTGCTGACCTCGACTGAAGACATCATCAACTGGGCCCGCACCGGGTCGCTGCACTGGATGACCTTTGGTCTGGCCTGCTGCGCGGTTGAGATGATGCATACTTCGATGCCGCGCTATGATGCCGAACGTTTTGGCATTGCCCCGCGCGCCTCGCCGCGTCAGTCGGATGTGATGATCGTTGCGGGGACCCTGACCAACAAGATGGCACCCGCGTTGCGCAAGGTTTACGACCAGATGCCCGAGCCACGTTATGTGATCTCGATGGGCTCCTGCGCCAATGGCGGTGGTTACTATCACTACAGCTATTCGGTTGTGCGTGGTTGTGACCGTATTGTGCCTGTCGATATCTACGTGCCGGGCTGCCCGCCCACCGCTGAGGCCCTGCTCTATGGGTTGATGCAGTTGCAGCGCAAAATCCGCCGTACCGGCACCCTGGTGCGCTAAGCGATCTGGCTGGAGAGACATAAATGACTGAAGCACTGCAAGAACTTGGCACTCAGATCGCAGCCAAACGCCCCGACTGTGTATTGTCCTGGGATATTGCCTTTGATGAGCTGACCGTCGATGTGGCCCCGGCCAATATCGTCGGGCTGGTTGAGTTTCTGAAGACCGACAATAATTGCAAGTTTTCCTCGCTGGTGGATATCACTGCGGTGGATTACCCCGAACGTGGTAAACGCTTTGATGTGGTCTATCACTTCCTGTCGATGTACCAAAACCAGCGCATTCGCCTGCGGGTCTCGGTGCGTGAAGACGACATGGTGCCCTCGATTGTCGATGTGCACCCTTCGGCCAATTGGTTCGAGCGCGAAGTTTTCGACATGTTTGGCATTTTGTTCTCCGGCCACCCGGATCTGCGCCGCATCCTGACCGACTATGGCTTTCGCGGCTATCCACTGCGCAAGGATTTCCCCACCACGGGCTATACCGAGGTCCGCTACGACGAGGCCGAAAAGCGCGTTGTCTATGAACCGGTAAGCCTGGTGCAGGAATACCGCCAGTTTGATTTCATGTCTCCCTGGGAGGGTGCAGAATACATCCTGCCCGGTGATGAAAAAGAGGGGGCAAAATGATGGACGGTTCTAAATTCGACGACGCCCAGACTGGCGAACAGAAGATCCGTAACTTTAACATCAACTTCGGACCCCAGCACCCGGCGGCGCACGGCGTGTTGCGTCTGGTGCTTGAGCTGGACGGCGAGATCGTGGAACGCTGCGATCCCCATATCGGCCTGCTGCACCGTGGCACCGAAAAGCTGATGGAAAGCCGCACCTATCTGCAAAACCTGCCGTATTTTGACCGCCTCGACTATGTGGCGCCGATGAACCAGGAACATGCCTGGTGTCTGGCGATTGAGAAACTCACCGGTGTAGAAGTGCCCCGCCGTGGCTCGCTGATCCGGGTGTTGTATTCCGAGATTGGCCGCATTCTGAACCACCTGCTGAACGTGACCACCCAGGCCATGGACGTGGGGGCGCTGACGCCGCCGCTCTGGGGCTTTGAAGAGCGCGAAAAGCTGATGGTGTTTTACGAGCGCGCCTGTGGCGCACGTCTGCACGCAGCCTATTTCCGTCCCGGCGGTGTGCATCAGGACATTCCCGATGATCTGCTGGATGATATCGACCTCTGGGCGCTCGAGTTTCCCAAGGTACTGGCCGATATCGACGGGTTGCTGACCGAAAACCGGATTTTCAAACAGCGGAATTGCGACATTGGCGTGGTCACCGAGCAAGAGATCCTGGACTGGGGCTTTTCCGGCGTCATGGTGCGTGGCTCTGGCATGGCCTGGGATCTGCGCCGCGCACAGCCCTATGAGTGCTATGACGAGTTTGAGTTCCAGATCCCCGTGGGCAAGAACGGCGACTGCTATGATCGCTATCTGGTGCGCATGGAAGAGATGCGCCAATCCCTGTCGATCATCCGTCAGGCCATCGCAAAACTGCGCGAGGCCACTGGCGATGTGATGGCACGGGGCAAGCTGAGCCCGCCCAAACGGGGTGACATGAAGACCTCGATGGAGAGCCTCATTCACCACTTTAAACTCTACACCGAGGGCTTCCATGTGCCCGCCGGTGAGGTCTATGTCGCCGTAGAAGCCCCCAAGGGTGAATTTGGCGTCTATCTGGTGGCAGATGGCACCAACAAACCCTACCGCAGCAAAATTCGCGCGCCGGGTTTCCTGCATCTGCAAGCCATGGACCACGTTGCAAAAGGCCACCAGCTGGCCGACGTCGCTGCCATCATCGGCACCATGGACGTCGTATTTGGAGAGATTGACCGCTAATGCTTCGTCGCCTTCATTCCGAACAGCCCGAAAGCTTTGCTTTCACGCCCGCGAACCAGACCTGGGCCGAGGCGCAGTTGACCAAATTCCCCGAAGGCCGTCAGGCCTCGGCTGTGATCCCGCTGTTGTGGCGGGCGCAGGAACAGGAAGGCTGGGTCTCCAAGCCGGCGATTGAATATATTGCCGATATGCTGGGTATGGCCTATATCCGCGTGCTGGAAGTCGCCTCGTTCTACTTCATGTTCCAGATGCAGCCCACCGGATCGGTGGCGCATGTGCAGATCTGTGGCACCCTGTCCTGCATGATCTGTGGCGCCGAGGATCTGATCGCGGTCTGCAAGGACAAGATCGCGGCCAAACCGCATACCCTGTCGGCGGATGGCAAATTCAGCTGGGAAGAGGTCGAATGTCTGGGCGCCTGCACCAATGCGCCAATGGCGCAGATTGGCAAAGATTACTTTGAGGATCTCACGGCAGAGGGCTTTGCTCAGATGCTGGATGATCTGGCAGCTGGTAAAGTGGTTGTGCCGGGACCGCAGAATGGCCGCTACGCAGCCGAGCCAAAGTCCGGCCTGACCTCGCTCTCCGAATATGACAGCGGTAAAACGCAGTATAACGCTTCGGCGCAGCTGGCGATGGATATTGGCGACAGCGTCAAACGGATCCAGGGCGACGAAGTGCCGTTGCTGACCCCTTGGGTTGGCAAGGATGGTGTGGTTGCCGGCCGTGCAGCCGCCGATCAGCCTCCCAAAGCCCCCGAGGCACCCAAGCCGGTTGCCAAACAGCTGGAAGAGGCGAAAAAGCCCGCACCTGCAGCACAAACCGCACCTGCAAAAACGCCTGTCGCAGCTGAAGAGGTCGCCGAGGTTGAACCCGAGACGCTGAAAGAGGCGCGCGGTGGTTTGCCCGATGATCTGAAACTGCTGAAAGGCGTTGGTCCCAAGCTGGAGCAGACCCTGAATGACCTTGGCTTTTTCCACTTTGATCAGATTGCCGCCTGGAGCGAGGCCGAAGTGGCCTGGGTTGACAGCCGTCTGAAGTTCAAAGGCCGGATCGAACGGGATGGCTGGATTGCACAGGCGGCAAAACTGGCGGTGGGCGACGTGACCGAATTTGCCAAGAAGGCCAAAAAAGACGGTCGTTACGACGACGAATAATCTACTTGGCCGTTCCATTGGGGCGGGCAGGGACCAAACACGAGGACCTGAATGAGCGTTGATCTGGATAGGACGATCGCAGCAAAGGGGCGGCACATCTCATTGGTGATTGCCGGAACCATGCTGGCCTGGTTGGCCCTGACCATGATCATTGGCCCGGCGATTGGAATGCCTGGTCGTTACGCGCTTTTGTTTGATTTTGCCGCGCTTGCGGGGCTGATCTATGCATTGGTCAACATAGTGCAACTCTGGCGCATGCGTCAGGCCAGTAAAAACGAAAACCAAGGGTAGGCAGACATGCTGAAGGACCAGGACCGGATCTTTACCAACCTCTACGGTATGCATGAGCGCACCCTCAAAGGTGCCCAGGCGCGAGGCCATTGGGATGGTACATCGGGGATCATCGACAAAGGCCGCGATTGGATCATCCAGACGATGAAGGATTCAGGTCTGCGGGGCCGTGGTGGTGCGGGTTTCCCCACTGGTCTGAAATGGTCTTTCATGCCGAAAGAGAGCGACGGGCGCCCTTCGTATCTGGTGATCAACGCCGATGAATCCGAACCTGGCACCTGCAAAGACCGCGAAATCATGCGCCATGATCCGCATACGCTGATCGAGGGCGCGCTGATCGCCAGCTTCGCGATGCAGGCGCATACCTGCTACATCTACCTGCGCGGCGAATATATCCGCGAGCGCGAGGCGCTGCAGGCTGCCATTGACGAATGTTATGACAAGGGCCTTCTGGGCAAAAACGCAGCCGGATCGGGCTGGGATTTTGACCTCTTCCTGCATCACGGTGCCGGCGCCTATATCTGCGGTGAAGAAACCGCCCTGATCGAAAGCCTTGAAGGCAAGAAGGGTATGCCCCGGATGAAGCCGCCATTCCCGGCTGGCGCGGGTCTGTATGGCTGCCCCACCACAGTGAACAACGTGGAATCCATTGCCGTTGTGCCCACCATCCTGCGCCGCGGCGCCGATTGGTTTGCAGGCTTTGGTCGCCCCAACAATGCCGGCACCAAGCTGTTTGCGATTTCTGGCCACGTCAACAACCCTTGTGTGGTTGAAGAAGCCATGTCGATTTCCTTTGAAGAGCTGATTGAAAAGCACTGCGGTGGCATTCGCGGCGGCTGGGACAATCTGCTGGCGGTGATCCCCGGTGGCTCCTCTGTGCCTTGTGTGCGCGGTGAAAACATGCGCGATGCGATCATGGATTTTGACTACCTGCGCGGCGAGCTGGGCTCGGGCCTAGGCACCGCTGCGGTCATCGTGATGGATAAACAGACCGATATCATCAAGGCGATCTGGCGTCTGGCGAAATTCTACAAACACGAAAGCTGTGGCCAGTGTACGCCTTGCCGCGAAGGCACCGGCTGGATGATGCGGGTAATGGACCGTCTGGTCAAAGGCGAGGCGGATCTGGAAGAAATCGACATGCTTTGGGATGTGACCAAACAGGTCGAAGGCCACACCATCTGTGCTCTGGGCGATGCGGCGGCCTGGCCCATTCAGGGGTTGATCCGCAATTTCCGCGAGGAAATCGAAGACCGTATCAAGGCGCAAAAAACCGGCCGTAAAAGTGCCATCGCCGCTGAATGAATAAGGGTAGGGGACGGATGATGAGTGTAGATATCAGGTTACTGGCGGTTGCCTTTGTGTCTGTCGGGCTTGTGGCTGGCTGCAGCGATAGGGAGTCCCGCCCGGTCTTTGATGGCGTCGCCTTCCGTACCAAGGCCTCTGTCGTGGATAAGAAGATCTCGCGCGCGTTGTTTGAGGCCGAAGTCTATGATGTTGCGGCCTCGCCTTTGGGCGCACGGGAAGCCATGCGCTATGCCGGCACCACCTATTGTATCAAAAACTACGGCACTTCCAGAATTGACTGGCTGATTGATCTGGACGATCCCGAAGCGCCACTGCCGCGCGATGGCGACAATGCTCTGCTGCGGGGGACATGCAACCCGTGAGCGGATTGTTGGCATATCCTGGCCATATGGCCGGAGCGTTATTGCATATCGCTGCCGGGTCTTGGCGTTTTGGACTCTCCAACTCACAGGAGAGATCAATGACGCATGGCCAACAAAGACCAACTCTGCTTGCTCCGCTGTTTTTTGCAGCGGCTGTTCTGTTTCCGATGACAACGGCGGCGGCAAAGCCCTCGTTGCGGGACATTCCCGAGATCGAAGACCCGCTGTTTGCCGTGGCCCTGGCCAAGGAGGTCGCGGATCACTGCGACAGCCTGGGGGCGCGGCTTTTTAGAGGTATCGGAGAGCTGCGTCGGCTGCGCTCCCATGCCAATTCGCTGGGCTATGCCGATAGCGAAATCCGGGCCTATATCGAATCCGACGTAGAAAAGGCCCGGATGCGGGCAAAGGGCGAACAGCTGCTCAATGCGAGCGGTGTCTCTTATGACGATCCAGAAACATTCTGCGCGTTTGGTCGTGCGGAAATACAGAAAAACAGCGCGATCGGCGCGTTACTGAGGGCGAAATAGACCATGTCTGACCTCCGCAAGATTAACATTGACGGAACCGAGGTAGAGGTGGATGGGGCGATGACCCTGATCCAGGCCTGCGAAGAGGCCGGGGTGGAAATCCCGCGTTTTTGCTACCATGAGCGCCTGTCGATTGCCGGCAATTGCCGCATGTGCCTGGTTGAGGTTGTCGGCGGCCCGCCCAAACCAGCGGCCTCCTGTGCGATGCAGGTGCGCGATCTGCGCCCCGGTCCCGAAGGTCAGGCACCACAGGTCAAGACCAATTCACCCATGGTCAAAAAGGCCCGCGAAGGCGTGATGGAATTCATGCTGATCAACCACCCGCTGGATTGCCCGATCTGCGATCAAGGCGGCGAATGTGATCTGCAGGATCAGGCAATGGCTTACGGCGTTGATTTCTCGCGCTTCCGCGAGCCCAAACGGGCGGTGGATGATCTGAACCTCGGGCCACTTGTATCGACCGCGATGACCCGCTGCATCAGCTGCACCCGCTGTGTGCGCTTCACCTCCGAGGTGGCCGGGATCACCCAGATGGGCCAGACAGGCCGCGGTGAAGATGCTGAAATCACCAGCTACCTGAACGAGACTTTGGACAGCAACCTGCAGGGCAATATCATTGATCTGTGCCCGGTTGGCGCGCTGACCTCAAAGCCCTATGCCTTTAGCGCCCGTCCCTGGGAGCTGACCAAGACCGAAACCATCGACGTGATGGATGCGCTTGGCGCGAACATTCGGGTCGACACCAAGGGCCGCGAAGTGATGCGGATCCTGCCGCGCAACAATGATGCGGTGAACGAAGAGTGGATCTCCGACAAGACCCGTTTTGTCTGGGATGGCCTGCGTCGCCAGCGTCTGGATCGCCCCTATGTGCGCGTTGACGGCAAGCTCAAACCCGCCAGCTGGCCAGAGGCATTGACCGCCGCCGCCACCGCGATGAAGGGCAAAAAGCTGGCTGGCCTGATTGGGGATCTGGTCCCGGTCGAAGCGGCCTTTGCCCTGAAACAACTGGTCGAAGGACTGGGTGGCAAGGTGGAATGCCGCACTGACAATGCCCGCCTGCCTATCGGCAACCGGGCAGGCTATGTTGGCACCGCGACCATCGAAGATATCGACAGCGCCAAGGCGATCATGCTGATCGGAACGGACCCACGCAATGAATCTCCGGTGCTGAATGCGCGGATCCGCCGGGCCTGGATCAACGGGGCGACGGTTGGACTGGTTGGTGAAGCCGTCGATCTGACCTATGACTACACCCACCTAGGGGGGGATCGCGCAGCTCTGGAAGCATTGCATAGCGCTGATCATTCCGGTGCTTTGGCCAAAGAAACCCTGGTTATTGTCGGGCAGGGCGCGTTGCGCGAAGCCGACGGTCTGGCGGTTCTGGCCCATGCGCAGAAATTCGCAGCCGATACCGGCTCCAAGCTGATGGTTCTGCACACCGCAGCCGCGCGGGTGGGGGCCATGGACATTGGTGCGGTGACCGAAGGGGGCATGGCTGCGGCCATTGATGGCGCCGAGGTGATCTATAACCTGGGCGCTGACGAGGTCGAAATCGACAGCTCTGAAAACGGTGGCGCCTTTGTGATCTATCAGGGATCGCACGGTGACCGGGGCGCACACCGCGCTGATGTGATCCTGCCAGGGGCGGCCTACACCGAAGAAAGTGGTCTGTTTGTGAACACCGAAGGGCGTCCTCAGCTGGCACTGCGTGCAGGTTTTGCGCCCGGTGAGGCCAAGGAAAACTGGGCAATCCTGCGGGCGCTGAGCGCCGAACTGGATGCAACTTTGGCCTATGATTCACTGGCGCAGCTACGCCAGGCGCTGGTGGCAGAGGTGCCGCACCTGGCCCAGATTGACCAGGTCATTGAGAACGAAGGCGCGGCACTGGAGCTGGAGCCAATGGGCAAGGCGGCATTCCTGCCTGCGGTCAAGGATTTCTACCTGACCAACCCAATTGCCCGGTCCTCGCAGGTGATGGCTGAGCTTTCGGCAAACGCCAAGGCCCGCCGGGCTGAGAAGATCGCGGCAGAGTGATCCGCGTGGCACTCATATCATCTTTGACGCTGGCGGGCTGTGCCCCGATCCCCGGCGGTTCAGCTGACGGGTTCGATCCTGATTACCACGGGGTGCGGACCAGTTTGCTGGAAGGCGATCTGGTGCAATTTCATGTGACCATGTCTGGCGCCCGGTCGGGCTCGGATGTGGATGACTACGCCGAATGTGCGGCGGCACAATATGCGCTGATCCGGGGTTACGGGTTTGCGCGCCACGTACGCACAACAATGAAACAAGCGGGTGGCAATCAGACGGCCGATGCGGTCTACACGATTTCGCCCTCCCTACCGCGCGGATTGCGCACCATCGACGCAGAAGTCGTGGTGGCAAATTGCGCGGCAAACGGAATACCTACGGTGTGAGGACCTATGGCTGAATTCTTTAACACCCCAGGCGGCATTGCTGTACTGATATTGGCGCAAGTGCTTGCAGTTGTTGCCTTTGTGATGATCTCCCTTCTGTTCCTCGTCTACGGGGACCGGAAAATCTGGGCGGCTGTGCAGATGCGCCGTGGCCCCAATGTTGTGGGCATCTACGGCATCCTGCAATCGGTGGCGGATGCGCTGAAATATGTGGTCAAAGAGGTGGTGATCCCGGCGGGTGCTGATCGCATCGTCTTTATCATGGCGCCGCTGACCTCCTTTGTGCTGGCCATGGTGGCCTGGGCGGTGATCCCCTTCAACGATGGCTGGGTTCTGTCCAACATCAACGTGGCGATCCTCTATGTCTTTGCGGTTTCCAGCCTCGAGGTCTACGGCGTGATCATGGGCGGCTGGGCCTCGAACTCGAAATATCCCTTCCTCGGCGCCCTGCGCTCGGCGGCGCAGATGATTTCTTATGAGGTTTCGATTGGTCTGATCATCGTTGGGGTGATCATTTCCACCGGCAGCATGAACTTTGGCGACATCGTGCGGGCACAGGATGGCAATGCTGGCCTGTTCAACTGGTACTGGCTGCCGCATTTCCCGATGGTGTTTTTGTTCTTCATCTCCTGCCTGGCGGAAACCAACCGCCCACCGTTTGATCTGCCCGAAGCGGAATCAGAGCTGGTGGCGGGCTATCAGGTGGAATATTCGGCGACGCCCTTCCTGTTGTTCATGGCGGGTGAGTATATCTCGATCTTCCTGATGTGCGCCCTGACCTCGCTGCTGTTCTTTGGTGGCTGGCTGTCGCCCATTCCCGGCCTGCCCGATGGGGTGCTGTGGATGGTTGGCAAGATGGCCTTCTTCTTCTTCCTCTTTGCAATGGTGAAAGCCATCACCCCGCGCTACCGCTATGACCAGCTGATGCGCCTTGGCTGGAAGGTCTTTCTGCCCTTCTCGCTGTTCTGGGTGGTCTTTGTGTCCTTTGCTGCCAAATTTGACTGGTTCTGGGGCATCTTTGCCCGCTGGACCGTGGGAGGCTGATCATGACAAACCAGATCGATTACACCCGTGCTGCCAAGTACTTCCTGCTGCAGGATTTCTGGGTCGGTTTCAAACTGGGGATGAAGTATTTCTTTGCCCCCAAGGCCACCATCAACTACCCGCATGAAAAGGGGCCTCTGTCACCGCGGTTCCGTGGCGAACACGCGCTGCGTCGTTATCCCAATGGCGAAGAGCGCTGCATTGCCTGCAAGCTGTGTGAAGCGGTCTGCCCGGCGCAGGCGATCACCATCGACGCGGAACCCCGCGAAGACGGCTCGCGCCGTACCACGCGCTATGACATCGACATGACCAAATGTATCTACTGCGGGTTCTGCCAGGAAGCCTGCCCGGTGGATGCGATTGTCGAAGGCCCCAACTTTGAATTCGCCACCGAGACCCGCGAAGAGCTGTTTTATGACAAGGACAAGCTGCTTGCGAATGGCGAACGTTGGGAAGCCGAGATTGCCCGCAACCTCGAAATCGACGCGCCGTATCGGTGAACTGAAAGGACAGTGATATGGGCGCTTGGGGTGTCGGTATTTTTGAAGACGATCAATCTCTGGACTGGCTAGCGGGGGAGTATTCTTCCGCAGGAGCCAAAGCTGTACGTGCTACCCTCTTTGAAACTGTCAGGACAGGTCCCGAGGACTACCTTGAAGCACCGAAAGGGATCGAGGCTCGTGCTGCAGCTGAAGTCGTTGCAGCGGCGAATGGTGCCGGTGACGCGGCTTTAGAAGAAAGGCATCTCGCGATCCTTCTTGAACATGCTGATTCCGTTCGTTCGGACAAAGAGTTGAAGAAGCTGTCGATAGAAGCCGTTCAGCGTCTTTCAGGTGAAAACTCCGAAATTGAGGAGCTTTGGGATGGAGATGAGGAATGGAAATCCGCTATCGCCGGGCTCTTGGAACGACTTAAGAGGATGCAATGACTGACCCCAAGAACCCATTCGAGGCCATGATGGCCCAGGCCCAGGCGCAGTATCAGGACATGGTGAAAGCCATGAACCCGGATCTGTCCAAAGGTCTGGACCCGATGACCATGAAAGGGTTCGAGGCCCTGTGGCCGACCATGCCCAAAGAGGTCATGGAAATGATGTTTGGCAAGACCATCAACAAGGATGGTCTGGACGCCAAGACCCGGCTGCTGCTGACGCTGGCCGGGTTGACATGCCAAGGCGCGCAAGCGGATACCGCGCTGCGCCAAACCGTACGCCACGCTGTCGAGGCGGGTGCAAAGAAACAAGAGATCGTTGAAACGATCGGACAGATGTCGGTCTTTGCCGGCATTCCGGCCATGAACCGGGCGCTTGAGTTGGCGCAGGAGGTCATGGCCGACAAAAAGGACGATGAGACATGAGCGTTTTTGCCTTCTACCTCTTCGCCATCAGCGCCATCACCGGCGGGCTGTTCACTGTGATCAGCCGCCAGCCGGTGCATTCGGTGCTGTGGCTGATCCTGGCCTTTATCTCTTCGGCCGGGTTGTTTGTGCTGCTGGGGGCGGAATTCGTCGCCATGCTGCTGGTCATCGTCTACGTGGGCGCGGTCGCGGTGCTGTTCCTGTTTGTGGTGATGATGCTGGATGTGGATTTTGCCGCATTGAAGGCCGAGATGGCGCAGTACATGCCGCTGGCCCTGTTGATCGGCCTGGTCATCCTGATGCAATTTGTCATGGCCTATGGCTCTTGGGAGAGCGCCCATGGCGCTTCCGCGCAACTGGCGCAGCCGATCCCGACAGACCGGCACAACACCGAGGCCCTGGGCCTTATCATCTATGATCAATATTTCCTTCTGTTCCAGCTTTCGGGTCTGATCCTGCTGGTCGCCATGATCGGCGCCATCACCCTGACCCTGCGCCATCGCAAAGATGTCAAACGCCAGAACGTCATGCTGCAAATGTCGCGTGACCCGGCCAAGGCCATGGAACTGAAAGACATCAAACCGGGGCAGGGGCTTTAATAATGATTGGTATCGAGCATTACCTTACCGTCGCGGCGACGCTGTTCGTCATTGGCATCTTTGGGCTCTTCCTGAACCGCAAGAATGTGATCATCCTGCTGATGAGCATCGAACTGATGTTGCTGGCGGTGAATATCAACCTTGTGGCCTTCTCCAGTTTCCTTGGGGATCTGGTGGGGCAGGTCTTTACCCTGTTCGTGCTGACCGTGGCCGCCGCCGAGGCCGCCATTGGTCTGGCGATCCTGGTCTGCTTCTTCCGTAACCGCGGCACCATCGCCGTGGAAGACATCAATATGATGAAGGGCTAAAGCATCATGGAAACCATCCTCCTCTTAGCCCCTCTGGTGGGCGCGCTGATTTGTGGCTTTGGCCATAAATATATCGGCGAAAAAGCCGCCATGGTGACGGCGACAGGCCTGTTGTTCCTGTCGGCGCTGCTGTCATGGATTGTCTTTATCAGCTTTGACGGCGTCACCCGCTCGATCGAGATCCTGACCTGGGTCCAGAGCGGCAGCCTGGATACCGCCTGGGGTATTCGTCTTGACCGGCTGACAGCCCTGATGCTGATCGTGGTGACCACGGTCTCCAGCCTGGTGCATCTTTATAGCTTTGGCTACATGGATCACGATCCGCAGTGGAAAGACGGCGAAAGCTACAAGCCGCGCTTCTTTGCCTATCTGTCCTTCTTTACCTTCGCCATGCTGATGCTGGTGACCTCTGAC
This genomic interval carries:
- a CDS encoding carboxymuconolactone decarboxylase family protein, with amino-acid sequence MTDPKNPFEAMMAQAQAQYQDMVKAMNPDLSKGLDPMTMKGFEALWPTMPKEVMEMMFGKTINKDGLDAKTRLLLTLAGLTCQGAQADTALRQTVRHAVEAGAKKQEIVETIGQMSVFAGIPAMNRALELAQEVMADKKDDET
- the nuoI gene encoding NADH-quinone oxidoreductase subunit NuoI, encoding MTNQIDYTRAAKYFLLQDFWVGFKLGMKYFFAPKATINYPHEKGPLSPRFRGEHALRRYPNGEERCIACKLCEAVCPAQAITIDAEPREDGSRRTTRYDIDMTKCIYCGFCQEACPVDAIVEGPNFEFATETREELFYDKDKLLANGERWEAEIARNLEIDAPYR
- the nuoK gene encoding NADH-quinone oxidoreductase subunit NuoK — its product is MIGIEHYLTVAATLFVIGIFGLFLNRKNVIILLMSIELMLLAVNINLVAFSSFLGDLVGQVFTLFVLTVAAAEAAIGLAILVCFFRNRGTIAVEDINMMKG
- a CDS encoding NADH-quinone oxidoreductase subunit J; this encodes MSVFAFYLFAISAITGGLFTVISRQPVHSVLWLILAFISSAGLFVLLGAEFVAMLLVIVYVGAVAVLFLFVVMMLDVDFAALKAEMAQYMPLALLIGLVILMQFVMAYGSWESAHGASAQLAQPIPTDRHNTEALGLIIYDQYFLLFQLSGLILLVAMIGAITLTLRHRKDVKRQNVMLQMSRDPAKAMELKDIKPGQGL
- the nuoH gene encoding NADH-quinone oxidoreductase subunit NuoH; this encodes MAEFFNTPGGIAVLILAQVLAVVAFVMISLLFLVYGDRKIWAAVQMRRGPNVVGIYGILQSVADALKYVVKEVVIPAGADRIVFIMAPLTSFVLAMVAWAVIPFNDGWVLSNINVAILYVFAVSSLEVYGVIMGGWASNSKYPFLGALRSAAQMISYEVSIGLIIVGVIISTGSMNFGDIVRAQDGNAGLFNWYWLPHFPMVFLFFISCLAETNRPPFDLPEAESELVAGYQVEYSATPFLLFMAGEYISIFLMCALTSLLFFGGWLSPIPGLPDGVLWMVGKMAFFFFLFAMVKAITPRYRYDQLMRLGWKVFLPFSLFWVVFVSFAAKFDWFWGIFARWTVGG
- a CDS encoding DUF4259 domain-containing protein yields the protein MGAWGVGIFEDDQSLDWLAGEYSSAGAKAVRATLFETVRTGPEDYLEAPKGIEARAAAEVVAAANGAGDAALEERHLAILLEHADSVRSDKELKKLSIEAVQRLSGENSEIEELWDGDEEWKSAIAGLLERLKRMQ